In Mytilus edulis chromosome 4, xbMytEdul2.2, whole genome shotgun sequence, the following proteins share a genomic window:
- the LOC139518642 gene encoding uncharacterized protein encodes MSMSDTSRLIKESQRIFDASNDVNLNPGTLLNMIFEIVTGIDSTMRRMETSMEKRLDDLKQDFLTVSARVRTLKNQASDVNKKLSDCETSCQGVSNLFDQVSGQVKTNRRNINNHDTRIKKLEDNTIVRPGAPPVINSKEIEALKAAILDLQCRSMKNNLIFTGLHRVPGEDTEELLRAFLYDELRIDYNIEFGNVHRFRTKGENRRAPIVARFLYHRDLEYVSANATRLKCRPYGIREQFPHEIEQKRKELYPVLKQAKQQYRQASLVRDRLYIDNQLYIPDTVLEDNRTEHTGSSSANHDTSPKGSYSSDTPPSKRQ; translated from the coding sequence ATGTCGATGAGCGATACGTCGAGGTTGATTAAAGAGAGCCAAAGAATATTTGACGCTTCCAATGATGTAAATCTGAACCCCGGCACATTGCTTAACATGATTTTTGAAATAGTTACGGGTATCGACTCTACAATGAGACGAATGGAAACAAGTATGGAGAAGCGCCTTGATGATTTGAAACAAGATTTCTTAACGGTGTCAGCTAGGGTTAGAACATTAAAAAACCAGGCGAGCGATGTCAACAAAAAGCTGTCAGACTGCGAGACTAGCTGCCAAGGTGTGAGCAATCTTTTCGATCAGGTATCTGGACAAGTAAAAACCAACAGACGTAATATAAACAATCATGATACGAGAATTAAGAAACTCGAAGACAACACCATCGTCCGACCGGGTGCTCCACCAGTCATCAATTCAAAGGAAATTGAGGCCTTAAAGGCAGCCATTCTTGACTTGCAATGCAGGTCAATGAAAAACAATCTTATCTTTACGGGATTGCATAGAGTCCCGGGTGAAGATACGGAAGAGCTGTTGCGAGCTTTTCTATACGATGAGCTGAGGATCGACTACAATATCGAATTCGGTAATGTCCATCGATTCAGAACAAAGGGGGAAAACAGAAGAGCACCAATAGTTGCAAGATTCCTATATCACCGTGATCTGGAATATGTTTCAGCAAATGCTACCAGACTAAAATGTAGACCATATGGAATACGGGAACAATTTCCTCATGAAATTGAACAAAAGCGGAAGGAACTGTATCCGGTGTTAAAACAGGCTAAACAGCAATATAGACAAGCCTCTCTTGTGCGTGATAGGCTATACATAGACAATCAGCTCTACATTCCTGACACGGTATTAGAGGACAATAGAACGGAGCATACTGGCTCTTCATCAGCAAACCATGACACGAGCCCAAAAGGGTCTTATTCTAGTGATACCCCTCCTAGCAAAAGACAGTGA